The proteins below come from a single Drosophila teissieri strain GT53w chromosome 3L, Prin_Dtei_1.1, whole genome shotgun sequence genomic window:
- the LOC122615774 gene encoding probable insulin-like peptide 4 has translation MSLIRLGLALLLLLATVSHLLQPVQGRRKMCGEALIQALDVICVNGFTRRVRRSTASKDARVRELIRKLQQPDEDTERATEMGRVTDKDTNADTDTEKREPPAGGRGRRLRRHRRRIAHECCKEGCTYDDILDYCA, from the exons ATGAGCCTGATTAGACTGGGactggcgctgctgctcctgctggccaCCGTGTCGCACTTGCTGCAGCCGGTCCAGGGACGTCGGAAGATGTGCGGCGAGGCGCTGATCCAGGCACTGGATGTCATTTGTGTCAATGGATTCACACGCCGCGTCAGGCGGAGCACTG CCTCAAAGGATGCTAGAGTGCGTGAGCTAATCCGtaagctgcagcagccggaCGAGGACACCGAACGGGCAACGGAAATGGGAAGAGTGACGGATAAGGACACAAatgcggatacggatacggagaAGCGTGAGCCACCGGCCGGCGGACGTGGACGCAGGTTGCGACGCCACCGGCGACGCATCGCCCACGAGTGCTGCAAGGAGGGCTGCACCTACGACGATATACTGGACTACTGTGCCTGA